A stretch of Corallococcus macrosporus DNA encodes these proteins:
- a CDS encoding SRPBCC family protein, whose product MSTTRIHHHVKAPRSRVYRALIDARAVATWMVPDGMTSHVHTFEPHEGGAFRISLTYDAPTATGKTTAHTDTHHGRFVKLVPDELVIETTEFESSDPALQGEMRITFTLTDAQDGGTDLVAVHEGLPSVVSPSDNELGWRMSLAKLSRYVEP is encoded by the coding sequence ATGAGCACGACCCGGATCCACCACCACGTGAAGGCCCCTCGCTCGCGCGTCTACCGCGCCCTGATTGACGCCCGCGCGGTCGCGACATGGATGGTGCCCGACGGCATGACCAGCCACGTGCACACCTTCGAGCCCCACGAGGGCGGCGCGTTCCGCATCTCGCTCACCTACGACGCGCCCACGGCGACCGGCAAGACGACCGCGCACACCGACACGCACCACGGCCGCTTCGTGAAGCTCGTGCCGGACGAACTGGTCATCGAGACCACCGAGTTCGAGTCCTCCGACCCCGCGCTCCAGGGAGAGATGCGCATCACCTTCACGCTCACCGACGCGCAAGACGGCGGCACCGACCTCGTCGCCGTGCACGAAGGACTTCCGTCCGTCGTGTCCCCCTCCGACAACGAGCTGGGCTGGCGGATGTCCCTCGCCAAGCTCTCGCGCTACGTCGAGCCGTGA
- a CDS encoding MATE family efflux transporter, translating into MPPEAAEPSLSSTPPARGIRGELRALLALAIPLCIAQAGQSLMSVTDTFIVGRAGTSALAAVGLSHALFFAVSSFGMGLMMGVDPLVSQAIGAGNPRRARDVLWQGVWLSAFVGVVLWAVLITAPAGLPWVGVAEEQIVQVRAFLHFRAPSLPLMLIFLTVRAYLQAIGMPRPLVVSAVLANVVNVMLVPLFVFGGASLPEWAGPLTHVPAMGAAGAALSTLLCTAMEVLIVARAVQAIAVPGTPSRKPVKADQLRAFRVGLPIGLHIAAEVGVFALAGVLAAKLGTVSVSAHQIALSFASLTFTMALGIGNAGSVRVGWAVGAHDTPQARRSGLMAFALGAVVMSMGGLVFALFPRGLAKLAGAPEEVLPLLLPLLMVSAIFQVFDGVQGVGAGVLRGAGQTRFTFIANIVGHYAVGLPLTLLLGFHLGMGVLGIWWGLCAGLITVAAAVLWRFWRVSAGTLRPLEN; encoded by the coding sequence ATGCCGCCCGAAGCCGCCGAGCCCTCCCTGTCGTCCACCCCCCCGGCCCGCGGCATCCGGGGGGAGCTGCGCGCGCTGCTGGCACTGGCCATCCCCCTGTGCATCGCGCAGGCCGGCCAGTCCCTCATGAGTGTGACGGACACCTTCATCGTCGGCCGGGCGGGCACGTCCGCCCTGGCGGCGGTGGGCCTGAGCCACGCCCTCTTCTTCGCCGTCAGCAGCTTCGGCATGGGGCTGATGATGGGCGTGGACCCGCTGGTGTCCCAGGCCATTGGCGCCGGCAACCCGCGCCGCGCCCGGGACGTGCTCTGGCAGGGCGTGTGGCTGTCCGCCTTCGTGGGCGTGGTGCTGTGGGCGGTGCTCATCACCGCCCCCGCCGGCCTGCCGTGGGTGGGCGTGGCGGAGGAGCAGATCGTCCAGGTGCGCGCCTTCCTGCACTTCCGCGCGCCCAGCCTGCCCCTGATGCTCATCTTCCTCACGGTGCGCGCGTACCTGCAGGCCATCGGGATGCCCCGGCCGCTGGTGGTGTCCGCCGTGCTGGCCAACGTGGTCAACGTGATGCTGGTGCCGCTGTTCGTCTTCGGCGGCGCGTCGCTGCCGGAATGGGCGGGGCCGCTCACCCACGTGCCGGCCATGGGCGCGGCGGGCGCGGCGCTGTCCACGCTCCTGTGCACGGCGATGGAGGTCCTCATCGTCGCGCGGGCGGTGCAGGCCATCGCGGTGCCGGGCACGCCGTCGCGCAAGCCGGTGAAGGCGGACCAGCTCCGGGCCTTCCGGGTGGGGCTGCCCATTGGCCTGCACATCGCGGCGGAGGTGGGCGTCTTCGCGCTGGCGGGCGTGCTGGCCGCGAAGCTGGGGACGGTGAGCGTGAGCGCGCACCAGATTGCCCTCTCCTTCGCCAGCCTCACCTTCACCATGGCGCTGGGCATCGGCAACGCGGGCAGCGTGCGCGTGGGCTGGGCCGTGGGCGCGCACGACACGCCGCAGGCCCGGCGCAGCGGGCTGATGGCCTTCGCCCTGGGCGCGGTGGTGATGTCCATGGGCGGGCTGGTGTTCGCGCTCTTCCCCCGCGGCCTGGCGAAGCTGGCCGGAGCGCCGGAGGAGGTGCTGCCGCTGCTGCTGCCCCTGCTCATGGTGAGCGCCATCTTCCAGGTCTTCGACGGCGTGCAGGGCGTGGGCGCGGGCGTGCTGCGCGGCGCCGGCCAGACGCGCTTCACCTTCATCGCCAACATCGTGGGCCACTACGCCGTGGGCCTGCCCCTGACCCTGCTGCTGGGCTTCCACCTGGGCATGGGCGTGCTGGGCATCTGGTGGGGCCTGTGCGCGGGGCTCATCACCGTGGCCGCCGCCGTGCTGTGGCGCTTCTGGCGCGTCAGCGCCGGCACCCTCCGGCCCCTGGAGAACTGA
- a CDS encoding beta-propeller domain-containing protein, whose translation MRWSLFGTVGLTLLAVGCGGGEGKAPEGLDNEPVQQSLKLESFNECSALERYIEDSATKQMRASLEQQKPGYWERFGRGRGGVVFGPMPTAEDSAGGGNASAGGGGQAPKDSTGTNNQVEGVHESDFVQNDGTRIFVLSGNRLYAHRSWPAEQLTLASTLEVEGWPREMLLDEKQRLVIISQVAQSLPGVPTRGGGVGGGMVPMMDIACVGFGCGFYNADSTKVTTVDVSDVAHPTVVDQVYLPGVFNQARRVDSNVRLVLSDAFRWPEGVKFWVDYSEELYQDEDKLTKAIDALIKSNEKAIRANTLDQWLPAGRHVDAAGVTTALPTSCGDFYRSNAPSALGFVTVASLDLDARTAAPGRTSLVAEPGTVYASKESLYLAHSHYWWWPLPGQKDFTYLHKFDVSQPGRAVYAGSGTVEGVPVDQFAMDEHEGVLRMATTVTTRLPEPEHADWWWGRTTTASRVTTLGVKDGRLKELGRSEDLAEGERIFSARFVGNRGYVVTFLQVDPLFTFDLSDPAHPRKVGELKVPGFSTYMHPVGEHHLLTLGIHTEPTGGPCCGTSTLKLSLFDASDLAHPKEVATQLVGEAYGWSEALYEHKAFNYFAAKGLVAIPFTDYSRSYTSSDSYWSNFRTELRVFRVDLAAGISPVGAVPMSDLFRTVNMPQWSYYYTPDVRRSVMADDYVYAISDAGVRVSKVGSLQTPLVTVPFPVSTP comes from the coding sequence ATGCGTTGGAGTCTTTTCGGAACGGTGGGGCTCACGCTCCTGGCGGTGGGGTGTGGCGGCGGTGAGGGCAAGGCGCCGGAGGGCCTGGACAACGAACCGGTGCAGCAGTCGCTGAAGCTGGAGTCCTTCAACGAGTGCTCGGCGCTGGAGCGCTACATCGAGGACTCCGCGACGAAGCAGATGCGCGCGAGCCTGGAGCAGCAGAAGCCCGGCTATTGGGAGCGCTTCGGCCGGGGACGCGGCGGCGTCGTCTTCGGGCCCATGCCCACGGCGGAGGACTCGGCGGGCGGCGGCAACGCGTCCGCTGGCGGCGGCGGCCAGGCGCCCAAGGACTCCACCGGCACCAACAACCAGGTGGAGGGCGTGCACGAGTCCGACTTCGTGCAGAACGACGGCACGCGCATCTTCGTGCTGTCGGGCAACCGGCTGTACGCGCACCGCTCGTGGCCCGCGGAGCAGCTCACGCTGGCCTCCACGCTGGAGGTGGAGGGCTGGCCCCGGGAGATGCTGCTCGACGAGAAGCAGCGGCTGGTCATCATCTCGCAGGTGGCGCAGTCCCTGCCGGGCGTCCCGACGAGGGGCGGCGGCGTGGGCGGGGGCATGGTGCCCATGATGGACATCGCCTGCGTCGGCTTCGGCTGCGGCTTCTACAACGCCGACAGCACCAAGGTGACCACGGTGGACGTGTCGGACGTGGCGCACCCCACGGTGGTGGATCAGGTCTACCTGCCCGGCGTCTTCAACCAGGCGCGCCGCGTGGACAGCAACGTGCGGCTGGTGCTGTCGGACGCGTTCCGCTGGCCGGAGGGCGTGAAGTTCTGGGTGGATTACTCGGAGGAGCTCTACCAGGACGAGGACAAGCTCACGAAGGCCATCGACGCGCTCATCAAGAGCAACGAGAAGGCCATCCGCGCCAACACGCTGGACCAGTGGCTGCCCGCGGGCCGGCACGTGGACGCGGCGGGCGTGACGACGGCGCTGCCCACGTCCTGCGGTGACTTCTACCGGAGCAACGCGCCCTCCGCGCTGGGCTTCGTGACGGTGGCCTCGCTGGACCTGGACGCGCGCACGGCGGCGCCGGGGCGCACCAGCCTGGTGGCGGAGCCGGGCACGGTGTACGCGTCGAAGGAGTCGCTGTACCTGGCGCACTCGCACTACTGGTGGTGGCCGCTGCCCGGGCAGAAGGACTTCACCTACCTGCACAAGTTCGACGTGAGCCAGCCGGGCCGCGCGGTGTACGCGGGCTCCGGCACGGTGGAGGGCGTGCCCGTGGACCAGTTCGCCATGGACGAGCACGAGGGCGTGCTGCGCATGGCCACCACGGTGACCACCCGCCTCCCGGAGCCGGAGCACGCCGACTGGTGGTGGGGCCGCACGACGACGGCCAGCCGCGTGACGACGCTGGGCGTGAAGGACGGGCGCCTGAAGGAGCTGGGCCGCAGCGAGGACCTGGCCGAGGGTGAGCGCATCTTCAGCGCGCGCTTCGTGGGCAACCGCGGCTACGTCGTCACGTTCCTCCAGGTGGATCCGCTCTTCACCTTCGACCTGAGCGACCCCGCCCACCCGCGCAAGGTGGGCGAGCTGAAGGTGCCCGGCTTCTCCACGTACATGCACCCGGTGGGCGAGCACCACCTGCTGACGCTGGGCATCCACACGGAGCCCACGGGCGGCCCCTGCTGCGGCACCAGCACCCTGAAGCTGTCCCTCTTCGACGCGAGCGACCTGGCGCACCCGAAGGAGGTCGCCACGCAGCTGGTGGGCGAGGCCTATGGCTGGAGCGAGGCCCTCTACGAGCACAAGGCCTTCAACTACTTCGCGGCCAAGGGGCTGGTGGCCATCCCGTTCACGGACTACTCGCGGTCCTACACGTCCTCCGACAGCTACTGGTCCAACTTCCGCACGGAGCTGCGCGTGTTCCGCGTGGACCTGGCGGCGGGCATCTCCCCGGTGGGCGCGGTGCCCATGTCGGACCTGTTCCGCACCGTGAACATGCCGCAGTGGAGCTACTACTACACGCCGGACGTGCGCCGCAGCGTGATGGCGGATGACTACGTCTACGCCATCAGCGACGCGGGGGTGCGCGTGTCGAAGGTGGGCAGTCTCCAGACGCCGCTGGTCACCGTGCCGTTCCCCGTCAGCACGCCCTGA
- a CDS encoding Hsp70 family protein: MQEPVIGIDLGTTNSVVATVEDGRPRLIPSRSGGRLTPSVVGLTRAGDRLVGQPAQALAEEHPDAVVWATKRFLGRRYTPELVQQAKAVVPYPLVAGPTGDVRVKLSGRVLPVAQVSAFILGELRLDAQAHFGRDVRKCVITVPANFDDNQRQATREAASIAGLEVVRLVNEPTAAALAYGLSRGFEGSALVFDLGGGTFDVSILDVKAGVFEVKATGGDHALGGEDFDQRIVQWLLAQVEDSFQEAVSKDAQSLRRLKVAAEAAKRELTESEEATISVSGLGDHTSGSKRFTEINTALTRSFFETLSEPLSRRCLDVCKSVMAEARMDPRSVDVVLLVGGMTRVPLVRRLVADFFGRAPSTDVHPDEAVALGAAVQADELVRQAGQALLLDVASQSLGVGVMGGRVKRLIPKNTGVPVVARDIFFPGTSGQAEARIPVYQGESEFQDENHKLGEVVLKNLHVAARGETPLEVVFELSGEGILAVKATDLTSGNMELVRLEARATLPQGEAEKLGQEQSSYAQAQGVVDARKAEETFRKLLERGEKLARLLQQSARENPSPEAETAVGTVQQLLVGGKDALAAGDAAQCALIARQLTKLLSGRAEPRG, encoded by the coding sequence ATGCAAGAACCTGTCATCGGCATCGACCTGGGCACCACCAACAGCGTCGTGGCGACCGTGGAAGACGGCCGTCCGCGCCTCATCCCCTCGCGCTCGGGAGGACGCCTCACGCCCTCGGTGGTGGGCCTCACCCGGGCGGGCGACCGCCTGGTGGGGCAGCCGGCCCAGGCCCTGGCGGAGGAGCACCCGGACGCGGTGGTGTGGGCCACCAAGCGCTTCCTGGGCCGCCGCTACACGCCGGAGCTGGTGCAGCAGGCGAAGGCGGTGGTGCCCTACCCGCTGGTGGCCGGCCCCACGGGCGACGTGCGCGTGAAGCTGTCCGGCCGCGTGCTGCCCGTGGCGCAGGTGTCCGCCTTCATCCTGGGCGAGCTGCGCCTGGACGCGCAGGCCCACTTCGGGCGCGACGTGCGCAAGTGCGTCATCACCGTCCCCGCGAACTTCGACGACAACCAGCGCCAGGCCACGCGGGAAGCGGCGTCCATCGCGGGGCTGGAGGTGGTGCGGCTGGTCAACGAGCCCACCGCGGCGGCGCTGGCGTACGGCCTGTCGCGCGGCTTCGAGGGCAGCGCGCTCGTCTTCGACCTGGGCGGCGGCACCTTCGACGTGTCCATCCTGGACGTGAAGGCGGGCGTCTTCGAGGTGAAGGCCACGGGCGGCGACCACGCGCTGGGCGGCGAGGACTTTGATCAGCGCATCGTCCAGTGGCTGCTCGCGCAGGTGGAGGACTCCTTCCAGGAGGCGGTCTCCAAGGACGCGCAGTCGCTGCGGCGCCTGAAGGTGGCGGCGGAGGCGGCCAAGCGCGAACTCACCGAGTCCGAGGAGGCCACCATCTCCGTGTCCGGCCTGGGCGACCACACCTCCGGCTCCAAGCGCTTCACGGAGATCAACACCGCGCTCACGCGCAGCTTCTTCGAGACGCTGTCGGAGCCGCTGTCGCGCCGCTGCCTGGACGTGTGCAAGAGCGTGATGGCGGAGGCGCGGATGGATCCGCGCTCGGTGGACGTGGTGCTGCTGGTGGGCGGCATGACGCGCGTGCCGCTGGTGCGCCGGCTGGTGGCGGACTTCTTCGGCCGCGCGCCCTCCACGGACGTGCACCCGGACGAGGCCGTGGCGCTGGGCGCCGCGGTGCAGGCGGATGAGCTGGTCCGTCAGGCGGGCCAGGCGCTGCTGCTGGACGTGGCCAGCCAGAGCCTGGGCGTGGGCGTGATGGGCGGCCGCGTGAAGCGGCTCATCCCCAAGAACACGGGCGTGCCGGTGGTGGCGCGCGACATCTTCTTCCCGGGCACCTCCGGCCAGGCGGAAGCGCGCATCCCCGTGTACCAGGGCGAGAGCGAGTTCCAGGACGAGAACCACAAGCTGGGCGAGGTGGTCCTCAAGAACCTGCACGTCGCCGCGCGCGGAGAGACGCCGCTGGAGGTCGTCTTCGAGCTGTCCGGCGAGGGCATCCTCGCGGTGAAGGCCACCGACCTGACCTCCGGCAACATGGAGCTGGTGCGCCTGGAGGCCCGCGCCACGCTGCCGCAGGGCGAGGCGGAGAAGCTGGGCCAGGAGCAATCCAGCTACGCGCAGGCCCAGGGCGTGGTGGACGCGCGCAAGGCGGAGGAGACCTTCCGCAAGCTCTTGGAGCGCGGGGAGAAGCTCGCCCGCCTGCTCCAGCAGAGCGCCCGGGAGAACCCCAGCCCGGAGGCGGAGACCGCCGTGGGCACCGTGCAGCAGCTCCTGGTGGGCGGCAAGGACGCGCTGGCCGCCGGGGACGCCGCGCAGTGCGCCCTGATTGCCCGCCAGCTCACGAAGCTTCTGTCCGGTCGCGCCGAGCCCCGTGGCTGA
- a CDS encoding YqiA/YcfP family alpha/beta fold hydrolase yields the protein MNAPLATPASGPRWLYLHGFASGPLSAKGVWLDAYWAKQGITLERLNLRVPSLEHLSLHTMLDTVRDALGAPNDRAVLIGSSMGGYVAARTAEADPRVGALVLLAPAFHFVEQLQRRLGPKAWAEWQRTGFLETDDHAEKRRTRVHHGIMQEAQLLDAKRGPWPDVRVPTLIVHGRQDDTCDVRYSREWAKGKRHVRLVEVDDGHELTASLELIAREADVFLSPWRGVEPARQVFTGG from the coding sequence ATGAACGCGCCGCTCGCCACTCCCGCCTCCGGTCCCCGCTGGCTCTACCTGCACGGCTTCGCCTCCGGCCCCCTCTCCGCCAAGGGCGTCTGGCTGGACGCGTACTGGGCGAAGCAGGGCATCACGCTGGAGCGCCTCAACCTGCGCGTGCCGTCGCTGGAGCACCTGAGCCTGCACACCATGCTGGACACCGTGCGGGACGCGCTGGGCGCGCCGAACGACCGCGCCGTCCTCATCGGCTCCAGCATGGGCGGCTACGTCGCCGCGCGCACCGCAGAGGCCGACCCGCGCGTCGGCGCGCTGGTGCTGCTGGCTCCCGCCTTCCACTTCGTGGAGCAGCTCCAGCGCCGCCTGGGCCCCAAGGCCTGGGCGGAGTGGCAGCGCACGGGCTTCCTGGAGACGGACGACCACGCGGAGAAGCGCCGCACGCGCGTGCACCACGGCATCATGCAGGAGGCCCAGCTCCTGGACGCGAAGCGCGGCCCCTGGCCCGACGTGCGCGTGCCCACGCTCATCGTGCACGGTCGACAGGACGACACCTGCGACGTGCGCTATTCGCGCGAGTGGGCGAAGGGCAAGCGCCACGTCCGGCTGGTGGAGGTGGATGACGGCCACGAGCTGACCGCGTCGCTGGAGCTCATCGCGCGGGAGGCGGATGTCTTCCTCTCGCCATGGCGGGGTGTGGAGCCCGCCCGACAGGTGTTCACTGGCGGCTGA
- a CDS encoding AAA family ATPase, with protein sequence MSVTFEVAAAEVRDALTDASRGLVEREAMVELVALSAVAGEHLLVVGPPGTAKSEAVRRTARALGGSYFEYLLGRFTEPSEIFGPVDLRKLREGLVETETAGMLPEAEVAFLDEVFLGSTAILNTLLGLLNERTFRRGHTRMQVPLRVCVGASNALPEDDALAAFADRFLARIFVEPVPDPRLEELLEGGASLWADAAPRVASLASLDVVARAARGADLGPVRPHLAQALRTLRAAGIALSDRRAVKVQRLVAAAAALAGRTTPGVADLWPLVYAVPTKEAQALARDVLRDVLSASENPALPAAALEASAGPLARAQRIAQAGHALLEARPADADAVAAWRLKLEGVAREMDAGFAPDALPESLRALRGAVAAVLEDVSNRAA encoded by the coding sequence ATGTCCGTAACTTTCGAGGTCGCGGCAGCCGAGGTCCGCGACGCGCTTACCGACGCGAGCCGGGGGCTGGTGGAGCGCGAGGCGATGGTGGAGCTGGTGGCGCTGTCGGCGGTGGCGGGCGAGCACCTGCTCGTCGTGGGGCCCCCAGGCACGGCCAAGAGCGAGGCGGTGCGCAGGACCGCACGCGCGCTCGGCGGCTCCTACTTCGAGTACCTGCTGGGACGCTTCACGGAGCCGTCCGAAATCTTCGGGCCGGTGGACCTGCGCAAGCTGCGCGAGGGGCTGGTGGAGACGGAGACGGCGGGCATGCTGCCGGAGGCGGAGGTGGCCTTCCTGGACGAGGTCTTCCTGGGCTCCACCGCCATCCTCAACACGCTCCTGGGCCTGCTCAACGAGCGCACCTTCCGGCGCGGCCACACGCGGATGCAGGTTCCGCTGCGCGTGTGCGTGGGCGCGTCCAACGCGCTGCCGGAGGACGACGCGCTGGCCGCGTTCGCGGATCGCTTCCTGGCGCGCATCTTCGTGGAGCCGGTGCCCGACCCGCGCCTGGAGGAGCTGCTGGAGGGGGGCGCGTCGCTGTGGGCGGACGCGGCCCCGCGCGTGGCGTCGCTCGCTTCGCTGGACGTGGTGGCCCGGGCGGCGCGCGGCGCGGACCTGGGGCCGGTGCGGCCGCACCTGGCGCAGGCGCTGCGGACGCTGCGCGCGGCGGGCATCGCGCTGTCGGACCGGCGCGCGGTGAAGGTGCAGCGGCTGGTGGCGGCGGCCGCGGCGCTGGCGGGGCGCACGACGCCGGGCGTGGCGGACCTGTGGCCGCTCGTCTACGCGGTGCCCACGAAGGAGGCGCAGGCGCTGGCGCGTGACGTGCTGCGCGACGTGCTGTCCGCGTCGGAGAACCCCGCGCTGCCGGCCGCGGCGCTGGAGGCGAGCGCGGGGCCCCTGGCCCGGGCCCAGCGCATCGCGCAGGCGGGGCATGCGCTCTTGGAGGCCCGGCCTGCGGACGCGGACGCGGTGGCCGCGTGGCGGCTCAAGCTGGAAGGGGTCGCGCGCGAGATGGACGCGGGCTTCGCGCCGGATGCGCTGCCGGAGTCGTTGCGCGCGTTGCGCGGCGCGGTGGCGGCGGTGCTGGAGGACGTGAGTAATCGCGCGGCGTGA
- a CDS encoding esterase family protein has protein sequence MNREYHRWHSPRLNRDMEALVYGHSGEPVILVPTSKGRFYQAEDFGLIGAIADCIAAGRYVVLCVDSVDEESWYNKDVAPAVRVARHAQWEDYLVHEAVPLVRGRSTGGRLTLAGCSLGGFHTYNVGLRHPDVFQRLISMGGKFETEDFLDGHHDEQVYFHTAPQWLPNLHDTGRLSALRRVEMTLAVGEHDFCRPSNENLSKVLWQKDIRNDLSIWNGGTHDWPVWRQMIRQYLPA, from the coding sequence ATGAACCGTGAATACCACCGCTGGCACAGCCCGAGGTTGAACCGGGACATGGAAGCGCTGGTGTACGGGCACTCGGGCGAGCCCGTCATCCTGGTGCCCACGAGCAAGGGCCGCTTCTACCAGGCCGAGGACTTCGGCCTCATCGGCGCCATCGCGGACTGCATCGCCGCGGGCCGCTACGTCGTCCTGTGCGTGGACTCGGTGGATGAAGAGTCCTGGTACAACAAGGACGTCGCCCCCGCCGTGCGCGTGGCCCGCCATGCCCAGTGGGAGGACTACCTCGTCCATGAGGCGGTGCCGCTCGTGCGCGGCCGCTCCACCGGAGGCCGCCTCACGCTCGCCGGGTGCAGCCTGGGCGGCTTCCACACGTACAACGTGGGCCTGCGCCACCCGGACGTCTTCCAGCGCCTCATCTCCATGGGCGGCAAGTTCGAGACGGAGGACTTCCTCGACGGCCACCACGACGAACAGGTGTACTTCCACACCGCGCCGCAGTGGCTGCCCAACCTGCACGACACCGGCCGCCTGTCCGCCCTGCGCCGCGTGGAGATGACCCTGGCCGTGGGCGAGCACGACTTCTGCCGCCCCTCCAACGAGAACCTCTCCAAGGTCCTCTGGCAGAAGGACATCCGCAACGACCTGTCCATCTGGAACGGCGGCACCCACGACTGGCCCGTGTGGCGGCAGATGATCCGCCAGTACCTGCCGGCCTGA
- a CDS encoding LysM peptidoglycan-binding domain-containing protein: MSNYRIRPGDTLSALAQRFGTSVQKLARDNNISNPDLIFSGRTLRIGHSGRDSFDAGGGRQGVRGGGNGVGGGADVGGPMGVAPTGGTEKGRRLAEAARAAAMGMGGYSSQGLCATGVSRAIRNSMGIGVSGNGNQIDNNLPRDKFRQVDMSLEEALKIPGLVLTWEATSTRLGSIYGHTAVTLGDGHSSASDFIERNTTNNGRTGFKVFMPIE; encoded by the coding sequence ATGTCCAACTACCGCATCCGCCCTGGCGACACCCTCTCCGCGCTCGCGCAGCGCTTCGGCACCTCCGTGCAGAAGCTGGCGCGCGACAACAACATCTCGAACCCCGACCTCATCTTCTCCGGCCGGACGCTGCGCATTGGCCACTCCGGCCGTGACAGCTTCGACGCGGGCGGTGGCCGTCAGGGTGTGCGCGGTGGCGGCAACGGCGTGGGCGGCGGCGCGGACGTGGGCGGCCCCATGGGCGTGGCCCCCACCGGCGGGACCGAGAAGGGTCGCCGGCTGGCGGAAGCCGCGCGCGCGGCGGCCATGGGCATGGGCGGCTACAGCAGCCAGGGCCTGTGCGCGACGGGCGTGAGCCGGGCCATCCGCAACTCGATGGGCATCGGCGTGTCCGGCAACGGCAATCAGATCGACAACAACCTGCCGCGCGACAAGTTCCGCCAGGTGGACATGTCCCTGGAGGAGGCGCTGAAGATTCCGGGCCTCGTGCTCACCTGGGAGGCCACCTCCACGCGCCTGGGCAGCATCTACGGCCACACGGCGGTGACGCTGGGCGACGGCCACTCGTCCGCCAGCGACTTCATCGAGCGCAACACGACGAACAACGGCCGCACCGGCTTCAAGGTGTTCATGCCCATCGAGTAG
- a CDS encoding TIGR02266 family protein, with protein MMTPGFSPRPRDLVFVVDDSRTARDVMRLHLSRMGCDVVGLEGADACLTELAQRTPALILMDLHLEKLQGDEACRAVKAHPAGRNVPVVMFTAADEPHEVMHCGRAGADDFLPKPVSQEALAAKVAAVRLSRERAWTGPPRGRGVLLVEGGRFLHTFLGGALEHEGLHVLYAKDLDDAAAQATAHGDKLDGFVVDVSRLPREALSLATRLREQFARKPLVLMSRVEEAPDVLERAQELSGAPLLLKRQLGADELLAKVMARLSPGTVPLRAAERVPFFTVVEFNTPGGPTLSGFSHDASPQGLFVRTLTPAREGSRLSLRLVMAGQRTPCEAQAVVAWCNPPGMGGAFRSQTGMGLRLEGMDAQLQQRFVRFVPQTLGFPTAGTVRASGF; from the coding sequence ATGATGACCCCCGGCTTTTCTCCCCGCCCGAGAGACCTGGTCTTCGTGGTGGACGACTCGCGCACGGCGCGGGACGTGATGCGGCTGCACCTGTCGCGCATGGGCTGCGACGTGGTGGGCCTGGAGGGGGCGGATGCGTGCCTCACGGAGCTCGCGCAGCGGACGCCGGCGCTGATCCTCATGGACCTGCACCTGGAGAAGCTCCAGGGGGACGAGGCCTGCCGCGCGGTGAAGGCGCACCCGGCCGGGCGCAACGTGCCGGTGGTGATGTTCACCGCCGCGGATGAGCCGCACGAGGTGATGCACTGCGGGCGCGCGGGCGCGGACGACTTCCTGCCCAAGCCGGTGAGCCAGGAGGCGCTGGCGGCGAAGGTGGCCGCGGTGCGCCTGTCGCGCGAGCGCGCCTGGACGGGGCCGCCGCGCGGGCGGGGCGTGCTGCTGGTGGAGGGCGGCCGCTTCCTGCACACCTTCCTGGGCGGAGCGCTGGAGCACGAGGGGCTGCACGTGCTCTACGCCAAGGACCTGGACGACGCGGCGGCGCAGGCCACCGCCCACGGCGACAAGCTGGACGGCTTCGTGGTGGACGTGTCGCGGCTGCCGCGCGAGGCCCTGTCGCTGGCCACGCGTCTGCGCGAGCAGTTCGCGCGCAAGCCGCTGGTCCTGATGTCGCGCGTGGAGGAGGCGCCGGACGTGCTGGAGCGCGCGCAGGAGCTGAGCGGCGCGCCGCTGCTGCTCAAGCGCCAGCTGGGCGCGGACGAGCTCTTGGCCAAGGTGATGGCGCGCCTGTCGCCGGGCACGGTGCCGCTGCGGGCCGCGGAGCGCGTGCCCTTCTTCACCGTGGTGGAGTTCAACACGCCGGGAGGCCCCACGCTCAGCGGCTTCAGCCACGACGCCAGCCCCCAGGGCCTCTTCGTGCGCACGCTCACGCCCGCGCGCGAGGGCTCGCGGCTGTCCCTGCGCCTGGTGATGGCCGGGCAGCGCACGCCGTGCGAGGCGCAGGCCGTGGTGGCGTGGTGCAACCCGCCCGGGATGGGCGGCGCGTTCCGCTCGCAGACGGGCATGGGCCTGCGGCTGGAGGGCATGGACGCGCAGCTTCAGCAGCGCTTCGTGCGCTTCGTGCCCCAGACCCTCGGTTTTCCCACCGCGGGCACCGTGCGCGCCTCAGGTTTCTGA
- the atpH gene encoding ATP synthase F1 subunit delta, which yields MVNVSIARRYARAILDVAAEGNRTDAVAEQLNAFAAVVGKSPDLSDVLLNPAYSRAQRSRVVEAILQSMPSPAEPALANALRLLVDRNRLGYLPDIARLFRDMADARAGRVRGQVTSAAPLSPDAVTQLQKSLQQLTQRNVVLETRVDPSVLGGVAAQVGGTLYDGTLRTQLEEMRRQLK from the coding sequence ATGGTGAACGTCTCCATCGCCCGCCGCTACGCCCGCGCCATCCTCGACGTCGCAGCGGAAGGCAACCGCACCGACGCCGTCGCGGAGCAGCTCAACGCCTTCGCCGCCGTCGTGGGCAAGAGCCCCGACCTGTCGGACGTGCTGCTCAACCCCGCCTACAGCCGCGCCCAGCGCAGCCGCGTGGTGGAGGCCATCCTCCAGTCCATGCCCTCCCCCGCGGAGCCCGCGCTGGCCAACGCGCTGCGCCTGCTGGTGGACCGCAACCGCCTGGGCTACCTGCCCGACATCGCCCGGCTCTTCCGCGACATGGCGGACGCCCGCGCGGGCCGCGTCCGGGGCCAGGTCACCAGCGCCGCGCCGCTGTCGCCCGACGCCGTCACCCAGCTCCAGAAGTCGCTCCAGCAGCTCACCCAGCGCAACGTGGTGCTGGAGACCCGCGTGGACCCCTCCGTGCTCGGTGGCGTGGCCGCCCAGGTCGGTGGCACCCTCTACGACGGCACCCTGCGCACCCAGCTGGAAGAGATGCGCCGCCAGCTGAAGTAG